From a single Methylosinus sp. H3A genomic region:
- a CDS encoding ETC complex I subunit, with protein MTARIHRPSPSATQSGPGPAKPWVLEFENETPRELDPLMGWTGTSDAKAQIRLRFSTKEEAIAYAERRSLVYRVEEPKPGAPSRRIMSYADNFKTQRVGQWTH; from the coding sequence ATGACCGCACGCATTCACCGCCCGTCCCCCAGCGCGACGCAATCCGGTCCGGGACCGGCCAAGCCCTGGGTGCTCGAATTCGAGAACGAGACCCCGCGGGAGCTCGATCCGCTGATGGGATGGACAGGCACGTCGGACGCCAAGGCGCAGATCAGGCTGCGCTTCTCCACCAAGGAGGAGGCGATCGCCTACGCCGAGCGACGCTCGCTCGTCTATCGCGTGGAGGAGCCCAAGCCCGGCGCGCCGTCGCGCCGCATTATGTCTTATGCCGATAATTTCAAGACGCAGCGCGTCGGCCAGTGGACGCATTGA
- a CDS encoding aspartate aminotransferase family protein, with protein sequence MTFISPRDDRDLAQDGGAPNFDLASLYAERENERFALHSQHLNEMWVRVLKTIGYDVGFVRGAGQYLYDRKGARYLDLLSGWGVFAVGRNHPALRAALMSVLGAELPNLVQLDVSVPAALLAERLLGFAPFLDKVFFANSGTEAVEAAIKFSRAATGRAGILHCAHSFHGLTYGALSLNGDEIFKKGFGPLLPDTREIPFDDLVALEEALRHRDVAAFFVEPIQGKGVNMPAPDYLAQAAALCRKYGTLFVADEIQTGLGRTGKFFAIEHYGVEPDLLLVAKALSGGHVPVGAVLTRKWIFDKMFDRMDRAVVHGSTFGKNELAMAAGLATLEVIASEKLVENSAAKGERLLAAFRAMAERYELVADVRGKGLMIGIEFGEPRSLKLKAAWNLLETVNSGLFCQLISIPLFEQHKVLTQVAGHGNHTIKLLPPLTIDDFDCDLIERSFDKVIADAHHAPGAVWSLGKTLAGHALKAKLG encoded by the coding sequence ATGACCTTTATTTCGCCGCGAGACGATCGCGACCTGGCGCAGGACGGCGGCGCCCCGAATTTCGATCTCGCCTCCCTTTATGCGGAGCGCGAGAACGAGCGTTTCGCGCTGCACTCGCAGCATCTCAACGAGATGTGGGTACGGGTGCTGAAGACGATCGGCTACGACGTCGGATTCGTGCGCGGCGCCGGTCAATATCTCTATGACCGCAAGGGCGCGCGCTATCTCGATCTCTTGAGCGGTTGGGGCGTGTTCGCGGTCGGACGCAATCATCCCGCGCTGCGGGCGGCGCTGATGAGCGTGCTCGGCGCGGAGCTGCCCAATCTTGTTCAGCTCGACGTATCGGTGCCCGCGGCGCTGCTGGCGGAGCGGCTGCTCGGCTTCGCGCCCTTTCTCGACAAAGTCTTCTTCGCCAACTCCGGCACGGAAGCCGTCGAGGCCGCGATCAAATTTTCGCGCGCGGCGACGGGCCGCGCGGGCATATTGCATTGCGCGCATTCCTTCCACGGCCTCACCTATGGCGCGCTGTCGCTCAATGGCGACGAGATTTTCAAAAAGGGCTTCGGCCCGCTGTTGCCCGATACGCGTGAGATTCCGTTCGACGATCTCGTCGCGCTCGAGGAGGCGCTGCGGCATCGTGATGTCGCGGCCTTCTTCGTCGAGCCCATTCAGGGCAAGGGCGTGAACATGCCGGCGCCGGACTATCTCGCGCAAGCCGCCGCGCTCTGCCGCAAATATGGGACGCTGTTCGTCGCCGACGAGATTCAGACCGGCCTCGGCCGCACCGGAAAATTCTTCGCGATCGAGCATTATGGCGTCGAGCCCGATCTCCTGCTCGTCGCCAAGGCGTTGTCGGGAGGCCACGTCCCCGTCGGCGCCGTGCTGACGCGCAAATGGATCTTCGACAAAATGTTCGACCGCATGGATCGCGCGGTCGTGCATGGCTCCACCTTCGGCAAGAATGAACTCGCAATGGCCGCCGGCCTCGCGACTCTCGAGGTCATCGCGAGCGAGAAGCTCGTCGAGAACTCCGCCGCCAAGGGCGAGCGTCTGCTCGCCGCCTTCCGCGCCATGGCCGAGCGCTATGAGCTCGTCGCCGATGTGCGCGGCAAGGGGCTGATGATCGGAATCGAATTCGGCGAGCCGCGTTCGCTGAAGCTGAAAGCCGCGTGGAATCTGCTGGAGACGGTCAATTCGGGCCTGTTCTGCCAGCTCATCAGCATTCCGTTGTTCGAGCAGCACAAGGTGCTGACTCAGGTCGCCGGCCATGGCAATCACACGATCAAATTGCTGCCGCCGCTCACCATCGACGATTTCGATTGCGATCTGATCGAGCGCTCCTTCGACAAGGTCATCGCCGACGCGCATCACGCGCCGGGAGCGGTCTGGTCGCTCGGCAAGACGCTCGCCGGCCATGCGCTGAAAGCCAAGCTCGGTTAG
- a CDS encoding cold-shock protein, with protein MGAKISFQNELSASAINVENGEAGLDLVEVSGTIKWFDVSKGYGFVVPDDGGADILLHVTILRRSGYQSAYEGARVVCEAQKRAKGMQVFRVVGMDESTAVHPSQNGAPRTHVQVAPSSGYEIAIVKWFNRVKGFGFLTRGEGTDDIFLHMETVRRYGLAELKPGDSVLVRYGDGPKGLMATEVRPLESALPASH; from the coding sequence TTGGGCGCAAAAATTTCATTCCAGAATGAGTTGAGCGCGTCGGCCATCAATGTCGAAAACGGCGAAGCCGGGCTCGATCTCGTCGAAGTGTCCGGAACCATCAAGTGGTTCGACGTTTCGAAGGGATACGGATTCGTCGTTCCGGATGATGGCGGCGCGGATATTCTCTTGCATGTGACGATCCTGCGGCGTTCCGGATACCAGTCGGCCTATGAAGGCGCGCGCGTCGTTTGCGAAGCGCAGAAACGCGCCAAGGGAATGCAGGTGTTCCGCGTCGTGGGCATGGACGAGTCGACGGCCGTTCATCCTTCGCAGAACGGCGCCCCCCGCACCCATGTCCAAGTGGCGCCGTCGAGCGGCTATGAGATAGCCATCGTCAAATGGTTCAACCGGGTGAAAGGCTTCGGCTTCCTCACCCGCGGCGAGGGCACCGACGATATCTTCCTCCATATGGAGACGGTGCGGCGCTACGGACTTGCCGAGCTGAAGCCCGGCGACAGCGTGCTGGTGCGCTATGGCGACGGCCCCAAGGGCCTGATGGCGACCGAAGTGCGACCGCTGGAATCGGCGCTGCCGGCCTCGCATTAA
- a CDS encoding DUF192 domain-containing protein translates to MSGELSRRVSGVVVTLLVLLLCAPVPGRAKEAGSSPPAVKMAVEPLEIVTTTGPHLLRVEVARTPDQRERGLMYRTALPADGGMLFDFHEERPVSMWMKNTPLSLDMIFVSRAGRIVSVALGAEPYSERVISSGGAALAVIELAAGAAQRLSISVGDVVKHPIFDR, encoded by the coding sequence ATGTCGGGTGAGTTGTCGCGGAGAGTCTCCGGCGTCGTCGTGACGCTTCTCGTCCTTCTTCTTTGCGCGCCTGTTCCGGGCCGCGCGAAGGAGGCGGGATCATCGCCTCCCGCGGTCAAAATGGCTGTCGAACCGCTCGAGATCGTCACGACGACCGGCCCACATCTGCTGCGCGTAGAGGTGGCGCGCACGCCGGACCAGCGCGAGAGGGGCTTGATGTACCGCACCGCGCTTCCTGCCGACGGCGGCATGTTGTTCGATTTTCATGAGGAGCGGCCGGTCTCCATGTGGATGAAGAACACGCCGCTTTCTCTCGACATGATCTTCGTGTCGCGCGCCGGCCGCATCGTCTCCGTAGCGCTCGGAGCGGAGCCCTATTCGGAACGGGTCATCTCCTCCGGCGGAGCGGCGCTCGCCGTCATAGAGCTCGCCGCCGGCGCGGCCCAGCGCTTGTCGATCTCTGTCGGCGACGTCGTCAAACATCCGATTTTCGACAGATAG